A window of Maioricimonas rarisocia genomic DNA:
CGTTGTTCCGACGGACGGGCGGCAGAGGTTGCCATGAGCGCGGATGTCGGCGTCGGGCGGTGTATCGCGTCCGTTGCTGCGGCCGATATCTCGCAGCATGGATGCGATTCTCAGCGAACTGATGACATGTGAAGGCGAACTCGACGCTCTCCGTGTACTCGAAGCGTACGCGGAAGCCGAAGCCGCCGCTGCCGAAGCGGCGCAGCCGACGCCCGAAGGGACCGAAGAGGATCCCAACCGCGGGTGGAATGTGCGGGTTCAGCACGTGCCGGGTGTGGCGGATGGTCGATTGGCGCCGCTGCACGGCCGCCTGATCGCTCTGGGGTATCTGAAGTACCGCCTGACCAGCCGGACCGACGGCATTCTGTACCGCCTGACGCCGGAGGGGCGCGACCTTCTGGAGCAGTCAGCCGAGCTGCTCGCTCAACCCATCGAAGAGG
This region includes:
- a CDS encoding helix-turn-helix domain-containing protein; this encodes MDAILSELMTCEGELDALRVLEAYAEAEAAAAEAAQPTPEGTEEDPNRGWNVRVQHVPGVADGRLAPLHGRLIALGYLKYRLTSRTDGILYRLTPEGRDLLEQSAELLAQPIEEVAAPVEIADADDQHAISPAASVEETEPGQANAA